In the Lujinxingia litoralis genome, one interval contains:
- the yidD gene encoding membrane protein insertion efficiency factor YidD: MGMGFVRLYQRALSPLLPPMCRYSPTCSSYMMEALRRYGFFKGGFLGLKRLLRCHPLSPGGYDPVP; this comes from the coding sequence ATGGGGATGGGCTTTGTGCGCCTTTATCAGCGGGCCCTCTCCCCTCTGCTTCCGCCGATGTGCCGTTACTCTCCGACCTGCTCCTCCTACATGATGGAGGCGCTACGGCGCTATGGCTTCTTTAAAGGCGGCTTCCTGGGCCTCAAACGCCTGCTGCGCTGCCATCCCCTGAGCCCGGGCGGCTACGACCCCGTCCCCTGA
- the rnpA gene encoding ribonuclease P protein component, whose product MKRSDFLRTRRRGRRHEGRWVVVYSAPNALGHPRLGATVSKKVGNAVCRNRWKRRLREIFRRNKSQFGNHHDTVIIVKAGSDHPPFDELVADLLQTVARAQRPRRPRGERR is encoded by the coding sequence TTGAAGCGCTCCGACTTTTTGCGCACTCGCCGGCGAGGTCGTCGCCATGAAGGGCGTTGGGTGGTGGTGTATAGCGCTCCCAACGCCCTGGGTCATCCCCGTCTGGGGGCGACCGTGAGCAAAAAGGTCGGCAACGCCGTCTGTCGCAACCGCTGGAAACGGCGGCTGCGCGAGATCTTTCGCCGCAACAAGTCCCAATTTGGCAACCATCACGACACGGTGATTATCGTCAAAGCGGGCAGCGACCATCCTCCTTTCGACGAACTGGTCGCCGACCTGCTCCAAACGGTGGCGCGAGCGCAACGGCCGCGTCGCCCCCGAGGAGAGCGTCGCTGA
- the rpmH gene encoding 50S ribosomal protein L34, with protein MSKRTYQPSKVKRRRTHGFRKRMKTVGGRLIVKRRRSRGRTNLAVTKHKK; from the coding sequence ATGTCGAAGCGTACCTACCAGCCGAGCAAAGTTAAGCGTCGTCGTACTCACGGTTTCCGCAAGCGGATGAAAACCGTCGGCGGTCGCCTCATCGTCAAGCGCCGTCGCTCGCGCGGCCGCACCAACCTCGCCGTGACGAAGCACAAGAAGTAA
- the dnaA gene encoding chromosomal replication initiator protein DnaA, which translates to MQEIWNAALLELQTQLNEENIENWFKKLRPYECSDAKLTLLADDPFVRIWVRDNYLDLIEEAIEHAAGQRLEIEILDGDGLEGEEVENIDVDLEPMAARSARLDESGAQTALFDFDSLEISAPADLDALVSAAGMNPRYTFDEFVVGSSNQFTHAACQAVASGSGQTYNPLFIFGGVGLGKTHLLQAVGIEMLRRNPATRVKYLSAEVFMNQLIQSLRQKTMAEFRNQFRHDCDLLLIDDIQFIGGKDSTQEEFFHTFNALYQSGKQIVMTSDKTPQELPGIEERLASRFAWGLIADIQPPEIETRVAILEKKAEDSDLELGKDVTMLLATSIRSNVRELEGTLLRMVAQAQLMNQPLNTDLARQLLKRMNIQHERSLNVEQIIRTVASHFDLKASDIKGSRRTRAISEPRQMAMYLSRKHTGESYPELGRKFGGKDHTTVLTAFRKIEDLVETGNNEFAAAIAELEALLLR; encoded by the coding sequence ATGCAAGAAATCTGGAACGCCGCCCTGCTCGAACTTCAGACCCAGCTCAATGAAGAGAACATTGAGAACTGGTTCAAGAAGTTGCGCCCCTATGAGTGCAGCGACGCGAAGTTAACTCTGCTGGCTGACGATCCCTTCGTGCGCATCTGGGTGCGTGACAACTACCTCGACCTGATCGAGGAGGCGATCGAGCACGCCGCGGGCCAGCGCCTGGAGATCGAGATCCTCGACGGCGATGGTCTCGAAGGTGAAGAAGTCGAAAACATCGACGTCGATCTGGAGCCGATGGCCGCCCGTTCGGCTCGACTCGACGAATCCGGCGCTCAGACCGCACTCTTCGACTTCGATAGCCTGGAGATCTCGGCTCCGGCTGATCTCGACGCCCTGGTGAGCGCGGCGGGCATGAACCCCCGCTACACCTTCGACGAGTTCGTCGTCGGCTCCTCCAACCAGTTCACCCACGCGGCCTGTCAGGCCGTGGCCTCGGGCAGCGGTCAGACCTACAACCCGCTCTTCATCTTCGGGGGCGTGGGCCTGGGCAAGACTCACCTGCTGCAGGCGGTGGGTATTGAGATGCTGCGTCGCAATCCGGCCACGCGCGTCAAGTACCTCTCGGCCGAGGTCTTCATGAACCAGCTCATTCAGAGCCTGCGCCAGAAGACGATGGCCGAGTTCCGCAACCAGTTCCGCCACGACTGCGATCTCCTCCTGATCGACGACATTCAGTTCATCGGCGGCAAGGACTCCACCCAGGAGGAGTTCTTTCACACCTTTAATGCGCTCTATCAGAGCGGCAAGCAGATCGTGATGACCTCCGACAAGACCCCGCAGGAGCTTCCGGGGATTGAGGAGCGTCTGGCCAGCCGCTTTGCCTGGGGTCTGATCGCCGATATCCAGCCCCCGGAGATCGAGACGCGGGTGGCGATCCTCGAAAAGAAGGCCGAAGACAGCGATCTGGAGCTGGGCAAAGATGTGACCATGCTGCTGGCGACCTCGATCCGCAGCAACGTGCGGGAGTTGGAGGGAACCCTCCTGCGTATGGTCGCGCAGGCCCAGCTGATGAATCAGCCGTTGAACACCGATCTGGCGCGCCAGCTGCTCAAGCGGATGAACATCCAGCATGAACGCAGCCTCAACGTCGAGCAGATCATCCGCACGGTCGCCTCGCACTTCGATCTGAAGGCCTCCGACATCAAGGGAAGCCGGCGCACCCGCGCGATCAGCGAGCCGCGCCAGATGGCCATGTACTTAAGCCGCAAGCATACCGGTGAGTCCTATCCGGAGCTTGGTCGGAAGTTCGGCGGTAAGGATCACACCACCGTGCTCACGGCCTTCCGAAAAATCGAAGACCTGGTGGAAACGGGCAACAATGAGTTCGCCGCCGCCATTGCCGAGCTTGAGGCGCTCCTCCTCCGCTGA
- a CDS encoding YqgE/AlgH family protein: MSEPPVPTLPRSSAPGFLIASPRLDGSPFERAIVAMVHHDQEGAMGFIVNKPLEIDFGSLIQSVNEDIARRLTPESFEMPVYFGGPVRIEQLWVIYQRLEGIDADQAERRRHLRRMRQGDEGELTFMEGWYLAASGEIIEGFAQGLQPGRYRPFIGYAGWGPGQLEEEIEEGSWLMLDFAPHSFFHPRPGAQWEESLAELGVDPAAFLMMARSGSA, encoded by the coding sequence ATGTCCGAGCCGCCCGTTCCTACTTTACCGCGCTCCTCGGCGCCCGGCTTTCTGATCGCGTCGCCGCGTCTGGACGGATCCCCCTTTGAACGGGCGATCGTCGCCATGGTCCATCACGATCAGGAGGGCGCGATGGGCTTTATCGTCAACAAACCGCTGGAGATCGACTTCGGATCGCTCATCCAGAGCGTCAATGAAGACATCGCACGCCGCCTGACCCCGGAGAGCTTTGAGATGCCGGTCTACTTCGGCGGTCCGGTGCGTATTGAGCAACTCTGGGTGATTTACCAGCGCCTGGAGGGAATCGATGCCGACCAGGCAGAGCGACGACGTCACCTGCGCCGGATGCGCCAGGGCGATGAGGGAGAACTCACCTTTATGGAGGGCTGGTACCTGGCGGCCAGTGGCGAGATCATCGAGGGCTTTGCCCAGGGGCTGCAGCCCGGGCGCTACCGTCCCTTCATCGGCTACGCCGGTTGGGGGCCCGGACAACTCGAAGAGGAGATCGAAGAAGGCTCCTGGCTGATGCTCGACTTTGCCCCTCACAGCTTCTTCCATCCGCGGCCGGGAGCTCAGTGGGAGGAGTCCCTCGCCGAGCTCGGCGTCGACCCGGCAGCCTTCCTCATGATGGCGCGTTCGGGCTCGGCCTGA
- the tig gene encoding trigger factor → MAHQVEETGELTRSATITVEAAEYDRQVNKALRKLSGRVKVPGFRKGKIPLSVMKQRYGQAVTRDVIEDLVTENVNKVLNETENVLHVGVPQVTDVPFGDGGELKFTVDFELRPEIDPIGYLGVKVEKPVVEIADEAIDAELEQLRQSKSTLEAVVTREAIELGDIVTVDFEAVGEHPELQDMRSSGVQIEIGSGQTLPGIEDALKGQAFDAVVDSEIEAQEDFPVEELRGEKLPIRLTVTKVERKVLPELDDDFAQTTGQGETLLELRATIRKRLEEQREKEAEQLAIDSMMKNLLGQNSFELPPSFLDEQVKAAAKQRLQMFAQQGIDPAQFGLSVDAIAESIREDVVEQIKREFLLMEIARKEELKVEEADLTAFFERRGAELGANAQQYRAFVSQNTDRMRQAQASALLEKVRAKLLADAELTEVAWPSDEEAAAEEAPAEEAKPKKKASTKKKSTKKDEEGEASAEEAKPKKKASTKKKSTKKKDDDKAEDAE, encoded by the coding sequence ATGGCACATCAGGTCGAAGAGACTGGCGAGTTGACGCGGAGCGCGACGATCACGGTAGAAGCGGCGGAGTATGATCGTCAGGTCAACAAGGCCCTGCGTAAGCTCTCGGGTCGGGTGAAGGTTCCGGGCTTCCGCAAGGGTAAGATTCCCCTTTCGGTGATGAAGCAGCGCTACGGTCAGGCGGTGACGCGTGACGTGATCGAAGACCTGGTCACCGAGAACGTCAACAAAGTGCTCAATGAGACCGAGAACGTGCTGCATGTGGGCGTGCCTCAGGTCACCGATGTGCCCTTTGGTGATGGCGGCGAGCTGAAGTTCACCGTGGATTTTGAGCTGCGTCCGGAGATCGATCCGATCGGCTACCTCGGCGTCAAGGTGGAGAAGCCCGTGGTCGAGATCGCCGATGAGGCGATCGACGCCGAGCTGGAGCAGCTGCGCCAGAGCAAGTCGACGCTGGAGGCGGTGGTCACCCGTGAAGCCATCGAGCTGGGCGACATCGTGACCGTGGACTTTGAGGCGGTCGGTGAGCACCCCGAGCTGCAGGATATGCGCTCCAGCGGTGTGCAGATCGAGATTGGTTCGGGGCAAACCCTTCCGGGCATCGAAGATGCGCTCAAGGGCCAGGCTTTTGACGCGGTGGTCGACTCGGAGATCGAGGCTCAGGAAGACTTCCCGGTCGAGGAGCTTCGTGGTGAGAAGCTGCCGATCCGCCTGACCGTGACCAAGGTCGAGCGCAAGGTGCTGCCGGAACTCGATGATGATTTTGCGCAGACCACCGGTCAGGGCGAGACCCTGCTGGAGCTGCGCGCGACGATCCGCAAGCGTCTGGAAGAGCAGCGCGAGAAGGAAGCCGAGCAGCTGGCGATCGACTCGATGATGAAGAATCTGCTGGGGCAGAACAGCTTTGAATTGCCGCCGAGCTTCCTCGACGAACAGGTCAAGGCCGCTGCCAAGCAGCGCCTGCAGATGTTTGCTCAGCAGGGCATCGATCCGGCGCAGTTCGGGTTGAGTGTCGACGCCATCGCGGAAAGCATTCGTGAAGATGTCGTGGAGCAGATCAAGCGTGAGTTCTTGCTCATGGAGATCGCTCGCAAGGAGGAGCTCAAGGTGGAAGAAGCCGATCTTACGGCTTTCTTTGAGCGCCGTGGTGCCGAGCTTGGAGCCAACGCCCAGCAGTACCGGGCTTTTGTGAGCCAGAACACCGACCGGATGCGCCAGGCCCAGGCCTCAGCGCTGCTGGAGAAGGTCCGTGCCAAGCTGCTCGCCGACGCGGAGCTGACGGAGGTAGCGTGGCCCAGCGACGAGGAAGCCGCTGCGGAGGAGGCCCCTGCAGAAGAGGCCAAGCCCAAGAAGAAGGCTTCGACCAAGAAGAAGAGCACCAAGAAGGACGAAGAGGGCGAAGCATCGGCGGAAGAGGCCAAGCCCAAGAAGAAGGCTTCGACCAAGAAGAAGAGCACCAAGAAGAAGGATGACGATAAGGCGGAAGACGCCGAATAA
- the clpP gene encoding ATP-dependent Clp endopeptidase proteolytic subunit ClpP, whose translation MAFIPNVVEQTHRGERGWDIFSRLLKDRIIFLGTQVNDQIANSIIAQLLFLESDDPDKEISLYINSPGGSVTAGLAIYDTMQYIKAPVSTICLGQAASMGAVLLAAGAPGRRLSLPNSRILIHQPLMGGLSGQATDIDIQAREILKLRETLNGILASHTGQSLENIERDTDRDFFMSAGDAREYGLIDEVVSPRVGLERSEK comes from the coding sequence ATGGCTTTTATCCCCAACGTCGTCGAACAGACCCACCGCGGAGAGCGCGGCTGGGACATCTTTAGCCGACTGCTCAAAGATCGGATCATCTTTCTGGGAACCCAGGTCAACGATCAGATCGCCAACTCCATCATCGCGCAGCTGCTCTTTTTGGAGAGCGACGATCCCGACAAAGAGATCTCGCTCTACATCAACTCCCCGGGGGGGAGCGTGACCGCGGGGTTGGCGATCTACGACACCATGCAGTACATCAAGGCGCCGGTGTCCACGATCTGCCTGGGGCAGGCCGCGTCGATGGGGGCGGTGCTCTTGGCGGCCGGTGCGCCGGGGCGGCGTCTTAGTCTGCCGAACTCGCGGATCTTGATTCACCAGCCCTTGATGGGGGGGCTGAGCGGTCAGGCCACCGATATCGATATTCAGGCGCGCGAGATCTTGAAGTTGCGGGAGACGCTCAACGGGATCCTGGCCAGCCATACCGGTCAGAGCCTGGAGAATATCGAGCGCGACACCGATCGTGATTTCTTCATGAGCGCCGGGGATGCCCGGGAGTACGGTCTGATCGATGAAGTGGTCAGCCCGCGGGTCGGGCTGGAGCGCTCGGAAAAGTAA
- the clpX gene encoding ATP-dependent Clp protease ATP-binding subunit ClpX, producing the protein MAKKGSGGHANLCCSFCGKSQRDVQKLIAGPTVYICDECIGLCGDIIDQEVEREGRTGGVAHVPKPIEIKEILDQYVIGQEKAKRTLAVAVHNHYKRIDSPVDNDGVELQKSNILLIGPTGSGKTLLAQTLARILDVPFTIADATSLTEAGYVGEDVENIIVNLLQAADGDVEKASRGIIYIDEIDKISRKGENPSITRDVSGEGVQQALLKIIEGTVASVPPKGGRKHPQQDFLQIDTTNILFICGGAFSGLEQIIAQRVGDKRMGFGGDVSKVDDRSTSELFATLQPEDLMRFGLIPEFVGRVPVIATLEELDESALVEILTSPKNALVKQYRKLFRIDGVQVEFEEGALRSVARAALAHKTGARGLRAILETLMMDLMYELPDREDVKELKITDEMVNRASGAQIQLDPTTAESA; encoded by the coding sequence ATGGCGAAGAAAGGCAGCGGCGGTCACGCCAACTTGTGCTGTTCATTCTGCGGGAAGAGTCAGCGCGACGTGCAGAAGCTGATCGCCGGCCCCACCGTCTATATTTGTGACGAATGCATCGGGCTATGCGGGGATATCATCGACCAGGAGGTCGAGCGAGAGGGGCGCACCGGCGGGGTTGCCCATGTGCCCAAGCCCATCGAGATCAAGGAGATTCTCGATCAGTATGTGATTGGCCAGGAGAAGGCCAAGCGCACGCTGGCGGTGGCGGTGCACAATCACTACAAGCGCATCGACAGCCCGGTGGATAACGATGGGGTGGAGCTGCAGAAGTCGAATATTCTTCTTATTGGCCCCACCGGAAGTGGCAAGACGCTGCTGGCGCAGACCCTGGCGCGGATTCTGGATGTGCCTTTCACCATCGCCGATGCCACCAGCCTGACCGAGGCCGGGTATGTTGGCGAGGATGTCGAGAACATCATCGTTAACCTTTTGCAGGCCGCCGATGGCGATGTGGAGAAGGCCAGCCGTGGGATCATCTACATCGATGAGATCGATAAGATCTCGCGCAAAGGTGAGAACCCCTCGATCACCCGTGATGTCTCCGGTGAAGGGGTGCAGCAGGCGCTCTTGAAGATCATCGAGGGAACGGTTGCGTCGGTGCCGCCCAAGGGTGGGCGCAAGCATCCGCAGCAGGATTTTTTGCAGATCGACACCACCAACATCCTCTTCATCTGCGGTGGCGCCTTCTCGGGGCTGGAGCAGATCATCGCGCAGCGCGTGGGCGATAAGCGGATGGGCTTTGGTGGGGATGTGAGTAAGGTCGATGATCGTTCGACCAGCGAGCTCTTTGCGACGCTGCAGCCCGAAGACCTGATGCGTTTTGGGTTGATCCCCGAGTTTGTGGGGCGCGTGCCGGTGATCGCGACGCTGGAAGAGTTGGATGAGTCGGCGTTGGTGGAGATTTTAACGTCTCCGAAGAACGCGCTGGTTAAGCAGTACCGCAAGCTCTTCCGGATCGACGGGGTCCAGGTGGAGTTTGAAGAAGGGGCACTGCGTTCGGTAGCCCGGGCGGCTCTGGCCCATAAGACCGGGGCGCGGGGGCTACGGGCGATCCTTGAGACCTTGATGATGGATCTTATGTACGAGTTGCCCGATCGAGAGGACGTGAAGGAACTCAAGATCACCGATGAGATGGTCAATCGGGCCAGTGGCGCACAGATTCAACTCGACCCGACAACGGCCGAGTCCGCGTAA
- the lon gene encoding endopeptidase La — MASSNEQRTGSDPTATLPLLPLRDILVFPAMKVPLFVGREKSIAALDEAMKRDRQIVLAAQKKAKTNEPGEDDIYEVATLATIDQLFRLPDGTVKVRVIGQQRVQLDEYLETAEYFEVRFSLLEDQSAALDDELKALLQTLRSSFAEYVELNKRIPGEMIEEIARVKDPSLLADTIAAQLALKLSDKQSILEMLDVTERLRQLYELMQEEIELLKVEKKIRSRVKKQMERTQNDYYLNDMQGAMPKDPNDQNEFKNEIDELEERIQQKDISEEAQEKLERELKKLKMMSPMSAEATVVRNYIDWVLSLPWGEYTEDRLDVKVAEETLEADHYGLEKPKDRILEYLAVKALIRKPRGPILCLVGPPGVGKTSLGRSIARAINRKFVRLSLGGVRDEAEIRGHRRTYIGALPGKIIQSLRKAGSSNPVLLLDEVDKMSTDFRGDPSSALLEVLDPEQNATFNDHYLDLDYDLSDVMFLCTANNLQQIPAPLRDRMEIIQIPGYTDYEKLQIARHYLVPKQLENNGIDDVDVHFTESAISRVINDYTREAGVRNLEREIGTVCRKIARKVVEGGKDQSFNVNARAVTHYLGHSKFTQGRIEERDEVGMTNGVAWTQYGGVMLVSEVSVMPGKGKFIITGKLGDVMQESAQAAMSYVRSRAMNLGLSPDFHQKVDLHIHFPEGALPKDGPSAGITMATSIVSALTRIPVQHDVAMTGEITLRGRVLPIGGLKEKAIAAQRGGIRKIIAPMENKRDWPEVPKKVRKQLEVVWVDHMDEVLAHALRLEDRDAFQEALKQPLLPPDILLNQPPGDGATPVH, encoded by the coding sequence ATGGCGTCTTCCAACGAGCAGCGAACCGGTAGCGATCCGACGGCCACTCTTCCCCTCTTGCCGCTGCGCGACATCCTCGTGTTCCCGGCGATGAAGGTGCCGCTTTTTGTGGGACGAGAGAAGAGCATCGCCGCGCTTGATGAGGCGATGAAGCGCGATCGGCAGATCGTGCTGGCTGCTCAAAAGAAAGCCAAGACCAATGAGCCGGGGGAGGACGACATCTACGAGGTGGCCACGCTGGCGACCATCGACCAGCTCTTTCGCCTGCCTGATGGTACGGTGAAGGTGCGGGTGATCGGCCAGCAGCGTGTGCAACTCGACGAGTATCTGGAGACCGCTGAGTATTTCGAGGTGCGTTTCTCGTTGCTCGAAGATCAGAGCGCCGCGCTTGATGACGAGCTCAAGGCGCTCTTGCAGACGTTGCGCTCTTCGTTTGCCGAGTATGTGGAGCTCAACAAGCGCATTCCCGGCGAGATGATCGAGGAGATCGCCCGGGTCAAAGACCCCTCGTTGCTGGCTGATACGATCGCCGCCCAGCTGGCGCTCAAATTGAGCGACAAGCAATCGATTCTGGAGATGCTCGATGTGACCGAGCGTCTGCGCCAGCTCTACGAGCTGATGCAGGAAGAGATCGAGCTGTTGAAGGTTGAAAAGAAGATCCGCTCGCGTGTGAAGAAGCAGATGGAGCGCACGCAGAACGACTACTACCTCAACGACATGCAGGGTGCGATGCCTAAAGATCCCAACGATCAGAATGAGTTCAAAAACGAGATCGATGAACTCGAGGAGCGTATCCAGCAGAAGGACATCTCCGAGGAAGCGCAGGAGAAGCTGGAGCGGGAGCTTAAAAAGCTCAAGATGATGAGTCCGATGAGCGCCGAAGCCACGGTGGTCCGGAACTACATCGACTGGGTGCTCAGTCTGCCCTGGGGCGAGTACACCGAGGACCGCCTGGATGTGAAGGTGGCCGAGGAGACCCTGGAGGCGGATCACTACGGGTTGGAGAAGCCCAAGGATCGTATTCTTGAGTACCTGGCGGTGAAGGCGCTGATCCGCAAGCCGCGTGGTCCGATCCTGTGTCTGGTGGGACCGCCCGGCGTGGGTAAGACCTCGCTGGGGCGCTCGATTGCGCGGGCGATCAACCGCAAGTTTGTGCGCTTGAGCCTGGGCGGGGTGCGTGACGAGGCGGAGATTCGCGGTCACCGCCGCACCTACATCGGGGCGCTTCCCGGCAAAATCATTCAGTCGTTGCGCAAGGCGGGGAGCTCTAACCCGGTGCTCTTGCTCGACGAGGTCGACAAGATGTCGACGGACTTCCGGGGCGATCCCTCCAGCGCGTTGCTTGAGGTGCTCGATCCGGAGCAGAACGCGACCTTCAACGATCACTATCTGGACCTGGATTACGATCTTTCGGACGTGATGTTTTTGTGCACGGCCAACAACCTCCAGCAGATTCCGGCGCCGCTTCGCGATCGCATGGAAATCATCCAGATCCCGGGCTACACCGACTACGAGAAGTTGCAAATCGCGCGGCACTATCTGGTGCCCAAGCAGCTTGAGAACAACGGCATTGATGATGTCGATGTGCACTTCACGGAGAGCGCCATCAGTCGGGTGATCAACGACTACACCCGGGAGGCCGGGGTGCGTAACCTGGAGCGTGAGATCGGGACGGTATGCCGCAAGATCGCGCGAAAGGTTGTGGAGGGCGGCAAGGACCAGTCGTTTAACGTCAACGCGCGGGCGGTCACCCATTATCTGGGGCACTCTAAGTTCACGCAGGGCCGAATTGAGGAGCGCGACGAGGTTGGGATGACCAACGGCGTGGCCTGGACGCAGTACGGCGGCGTGATGTTGGTCAGCGAGGTGTCGGTGATGCCCGGTAAGGGCAAGTTCATCATCACCGGGAAGTTGGGCGACGTGATGCAGGAGTCGGCTCAGGCGGCGATGAGCTACGTGCGTTCGCGAGCGATGAACTTAGGGTTGAGTCCGGATTTTCACCAGAAAGTGGACCTTCACATTCACTTCCCGGAGGGCGCCCTTCCCAAGGATGGCCCCTCCGCAGGCATCACCATGGCGACCAGCATTGTGAGTGCGCTCACGCGTATTCCTGTGCAACACGATGTGGCGATGACTGGCGAGATCACGTTGCGCGGGCGAGTGCTGCCGATTGGCGGGCTCAAAGAGAAGGCCATCGCGGCGCAGCGGGGCGGCATCCGAAAGATCATCGCGCCGATGGAGAACAAGCGCGATTGGCCGGAGGTGCCCAAGAAGGTGCGCAAGCAGCTTGAGGTGGTGTGGGTGGACCATATGGACGAGGTGCTCGCGCATGCGCTTCGCCTGGAAGATCGCGATGCGTTCCAGGAAGCGCTGAAGCAGCCGCTCTTGCCGCCGGATATTTTGCTCAATCAGCCTCCGGGGGACGGGGCGACGCCTGTGCACTGA